Proteins from a genomic interval of Stenotrophomonas sp. 24(2023):
- a CDS encoding MFS transporter translates to MSTPSVSVAAPAVAGPSAPLVVSMAAGAGFAVASLYYSQPMLGLIAQDLGAGERGAGLVPTLTQLGYALGILLLAPLGDRFDRRVLILGKSVLLALALAAAAMAAQLPGLLAASLVIGLVATLAQDIVPAAATLAPEARRGQVVGRVMTGLLLGILLSRVVSGLVAQAWGWRTLFVLAAVAVALMGLVLARALPRFAPTTTLRYPALLGSLWALWRQQPQLRRAVASQSLLAVGFSAFWSTLALMLHARLGLGSAAAGAFGIAGAAGALAAPVAGRYADRLGSHAVARLAIGVALIGFALLLTDAWLPMVALLPVLVVSTVLFDFGFQSALIAHQTLVYGLVPPARSRLNALLFTGMFVGMASGGALGSLALAQWGWMGVASLATLCAGGSLLLRLR, encoded by the coding sequence ATGTCCACACCGTCCGTTTCAGTGGCCGCGCCTGCGGTCGCTGGCCCGTCCGCACCCCTGGTGGTGTCGATGGCCGCAGGGGCCGGCTTTGCCGTGGCCTCCCTCTACTACAGCCAGCCGATGCTGGGCCTGATCGCCCAGGACCTGGGCGCTGGCGAGCGCGGCGCCGGGCTGGTGCCGACCCTGACCCAGCTGGGCTATGCGCTGGGCATCCTGTTGCTGGCACCGCTGGGTGACCGTTTCGACCGCCGTGTGCTGATCCTGGGCAAGTCGGTGCTGCTGGCCCTGGCGCTGGCGGCGGCGGCGATGGCCGCGCAGCTGCCGGGCCTGCTGGCGGCCAGTCTGGTCATCGGCCTGGTGGCGACGCTGGCCCAGGACATCGTGCCCGCCGCCGCCACGCTGGCCCCCGAGGCCCGGCGCGGGCAGGTGGTGGGCCGGGTGATGACCGGCCTGCTGCTGGGCATCCTGCTGTCGCGCGTGGTCAGCGGCCTGGTGGCACAGGCGTGGGGCTGGCGCACGCTGTTCGTGCTGGCGGCGGTGGCCGTGGCGCTGATGGGCCTGGTGCTGGCCCGCGCGCTGCCGCGCTTCGCGCCGACCACGACCCTGCGTTATCCCGCGCTGCTGGGCTCGCTGTGGGCGCTGTGGCGGCAGCAGCCGCAGCTGCGCCGCGCAGTGGCCAGCCAGTCGTTGCTGGCGGTGGGCTTCAGCGCGTTCTGGTCGACGCTGGCGCTGATGCTGCATGCCCGCCTCGGGCTGGGCAGTGCGGCGGCAGGGGCGTTCGGCATTGCCGGTGCCGCGGGTGCGCTGGCGGCACCGGTGGCGGGGCGATACGCCGATCGGCTGGGCAGTCATGCCGTGGCACGCCTGGCGATCGGCGTGGCATTGATCGGCTTTGCGCTGCTGCTGACCGATGCGTGGCTGCCGATGGTGGCGCTGCTGCCGGTGCTGGTGGTCAGTACCGTGCTGTTTGATTTCGGTTTCCAGTCGGCGTTGATCGCGCACCAGACGCTGGTCTATGGCCTGGTACCGCCGGCGCGCAGCCGGCTCAACGCGCTGCTGTTCACCGGCATGTTCGTCGGCATGGCCAGTGGTGGCGCGCTGGGCAGCCTGGCGTTGGCGCAATGGGGCTGGATGGGTGTCGCGTCGCTGGCCACGTTGTGTGCCGGTGGCAGCCTGCTGTTGCGGCTGCGGTGA
- a CDS encoding LysR family transcriptional regulator: MQDSATNADRLELLRTFLRIVDAGSLSAAAAQLGTTQPTISRRLQALERQLGLRLLQRSTHGLQLTEEGLRCQRHAQRVLDEWESLQAELQGEPDVLRGHLRILAPHAFGQAQLAHPMLAFLARHPQLSLEWILEDRRPDFIAEGMDCAIWVGDVKESRLVALPLAEVPRIVVAAPTLADPATVTTPQHAQALPWVSITTFYRERLVLHDQRGHAHTLTFAPRLLTDNLFVVQHAVRAGLGAAVVSAWLVADDLAQGRLVQLLPDWEAPPLPVHLVFPADRQQPLRLRAFIEAMKAALPSLHGMRPAPLPPRP, from the coding sequence ATGCAGGATTCCGCCACCAACGCCGATCGCCTGGAACTGCTGCGCACCTTCCTGCGCATCGTCGATGCCGGCAGCCTGTCGGCCGCCGCCGCACAGCTCGGCACCACCCAGCCCACCATCAGCCGCCGCCTGCAGGCGCTGGAGCGCCAGCTGGGCCTGCGCCTGCTGCAACGCTCCACCCATGGCCTGCAGCTGACCGAGGAGGGCCTGCGCTGCCAGCGCCATGCCCAGCGCGTGCTGGACGAATGGGAATCGCTGCAGGCCGAACTGCAGGGTGAGCCGGACGTGCTGCGTGGCCACCTGCGCATCCTGGCACCGCATGCCTTCGGCCAGGCCCAGCTGGCCCACCCGATGCTGGCCTTCCTGGCCCGCCACCCGCAGCTGAGCCTGGAGTGGATCCTGGAAGATCGGCGGCCGGATTTCATCGCCGAAGGCATGGACTGCGCGATCTGGGTCGGTGACGTGAAGGAATCGCGGCTGGTGGCCCTGCCGCTGGCGGAGGTGCCGCGCATCGTGGTGGCGGCGCCGACACTGGCCGATCCGGCGACGGTCACCACGCCACAGCACGCCCAGGCCCTGCCCTGGGTCTCGATCACCACCTTCTACCGCGAACGGCTGGTGCTGCATGACCAGCGCGGCCACGCGCACACGCTGACCTTCGCGCCCCGGCTGCTGACCGACAACCTGTTCGTGGTGCAGCATGCGGTACGCGCCGGGCTCGGCGCAGCGGTGGTTTCCGCCTGGCTGGTCGCCGATGATCTGGCCCAGGGGCGGCTGGTGCAGTTGCTGCCCGACTGGGAGGCGCCGCCGCTGCCGGTCCACCTTGTGTTCCCGGCCGACCGCCAGCAGCCCTTGCGCCTGCGGGCCTTCATCGAAGCGATGAAGGCCGCCCTGCCCAGCCTGCACGGCATGCGCCCGGCCCCGCTGCCACCGCGCCCCTGA
- a CDS encoding amidohydrolase family protein, with protein sequence MLSMPRLALLTLAFAAAGLPMAVQAAENADLLIRNATVVDVEHARTLPGQSVVIRGEDIVAVGPDAQVRAQWQARRQIDASDRYLIPGLWDMHVHFGGGPALVEENKALLPLYIAHGITTVRDCSGDLPQQVLQWRGEIAAGTLFGPRLLTSGAKIEGIKPVWKGTIEVGSRADVDQAITRLQHDKVDFVKITDSTLTPELFLYSASAARQAGFRASGHIPMALTVEQAVDAGLASIEHLDYAFKAGSRDEAKIAADFGAGRIDRAEANRRLDSSFDRETALRAYRDFARRGVFVTPTLNGGRILDFLDQHDHANDPYLAYIGPGLRATYTWRVERAAKASPAQIEARHAQYHQVAAVLPLLQEAGVTIIAGTDAGFLNSFNYPGIGLHQELQLFVKEGLSAPQALSAATRSGPAWFGQMDRYGGIGQGKAADLVLLTANPLQDIAATEKIDTVILRGTVYDRKALDAMLADTRAKVAEWNAKR encoded by the coding sequence ATGTTGTCCATGCCCCGTCTTGCCCTGTTGACCCTTGCTTTCGCCGCCGCCGGCCTGCCCATGGCGGTACAGGCAGCCGAAAACGCCGACCTGCTGATCCGCAACGCCACCGTGGTGGATGTCGAGCATGCACGTACGCTGCCCGGGCAGAGTGTGGTGATCCGCGGCGAGGACATCGTGGCGGTGGGGCCGGACGCGCAGGTGCGCGCGCAGTGGCAGGCGCGCCGGCAGATCGATGCCAGTGACCGTTACCTGATACCGGGCCTGTGGGACATGCATGTGCACTTCGGTGGTGGCCCGGCGCTGGTGGAGGAGAACAAGGCGTTGCTGCCGCTGTACATCGCCCATGGCATCACCACCGTGCGGGACTGTTCGGGTGACCTGCCGCAGCAGGTGCTGCAGTGGCGCGGCGAGATCGCCGCCGGCACGCTGTTCGGTCCACGCCTGCTCACCTCCGGTGCCAAGATCGAAGGCATCAAGCCGGTGTGGAAGGGCACGATCGAAGTGGGCAGCAGGGCCGACGTCGATCAGGCGATCACCCGCCTGCAGCATGACAAGGTCGATTTTGTGAAGATCACCGACAGCACGCTGACCCCGGAGCTGTTCCTGTATTCGGCCAGTGCCGCGCGCCAGGCCGGTTTCCGGGCGTCGGGCCATATCCCGATGGCGCTGACCGTGGAGCAGGCGGTGGATGCCGGGCTGGCATCGATCGAGCACCTGGACTATGCATTCAAGGCCGGCAGCCGGGACGAGGCGAAGATTGCCGCGGATTTCGGCGCGGGCCGCATCGACCGCGCTGAAGCCAACCGTCGCCTGGACAGCAGTTTCGACCGGGAGACCGCCCTGCGTGCCTACCGTGATTTCGCCCGTCGCGGCGTATTCGTGACACCGACCCTCAACGGTGGGCGCATCCTGGATTTCCTGGACCAGCATGACCATGCCAACGATCCCTACCTGGCCTACATCGGCCCGGGCCTGCGTGCGACCTACACCTGGCGGGTGGAGCGTGCGGCCAAGGCCAGCCCGGCGCAGATCGAAGCGCGGCATGCGCAGTACCACCAGGTGGCGGCGGTGCTGCCGCTGCTGCAGGAGGCCGGCGTGACGATCATCGCCGGTACCGATGCCGGCTTCCTCAACTCGTTCAACTACCCTGGCATCGGCCTGCACCAGGAGCTGCAGTTGTTCGTCAAGGAAGGCCTGAGCGCGCCGCAGGCGCTGTCGGCGGCGACGCGCTCGGGCCCGGCCTGGTTCGGGCAGATGGATCGCTATGGTGGCATCGGCCAGGGCAAGGCTGCCGACCTGGTACTGCTGACGGCCAACCCGCTGCAGGACATCGCAGCGACGGAAAAGATCGACACGGTGATCCTGCGTGGCACCGTCTATGACCGCAAGGCGCTGGACGCGATGCTGGCCGACACCCGCGCGAAGGTCGCGGAATGGAACGCAAAGCGGTAG
- a CDS encoding ankyrin repeat domain-containing protein — MRIRRARPYRLLLWCLMALVLPASGAGGDAGQRLRAAASLGDARAVHEALQAGAPIDARDARGRTALLLATHGNHVDAARVLVQAGADVNAKDAIQDSPYLYAGARGLDAILELTLQHGADLASTNRYGGTALIPAAERGHVRTVQRLLQAGVAVDHVNRLHWTALLEAIVLSDGGPAHVEIVQALLAAGADPMLADGEGVTPLAHARQRGYHAIVSLLRAAGADH; from the coding sequence ATGCGCATCCGACGCGCCCGCCCCTATCGCCTGCTGCTGTGGTGCCTGATGGCGCTGGTGCTGCCGGCCAGTGGCGCTGGCGGGGATGCCGGGCAACGCCTGCGGGCAGCGGCCAGCCTCGGCGATGCGCGGGCCGTGCACGAGGCGTTGCAGGCCGGGGCCCCGATCGACGCCCGCGATGCCCGGGGCCGCACGGCGCTGCTGCTGGCCACCCATGGCAACCACGTGGATGCGGCCCGGGTGCTGGTTCAGGCCGGTGCCGACGTCAATGCCAAGGATGCGATCCAGGACAGTCCCTACCTGTATGCCGGTGCGCGCGGCCTGGACGCCATCCTTGAACTGACCCTGCAGCATGGCGCGGACCTGGCCAGCACCAACCGCTACGGCGGCACAGCGCTGATACCGGCCGCCGAGCGTGGCCATGTACGCACCGTGCAACGGCTGCTGCAGGCCGGCGTCGCAGTGGACCACGTCAACCGCCTGCACTGGACCGCGCTGCTGGAAGCCATCGTGCTCAGCGACGGCGGCCCGGCCCACGTAGAGATCGTGCAGGCGCTGCTGGCAGCGGGGGCAGACCCGATGCTGGCCGATGGGGAAGGCGTGACCCCGCTCGCCCATGCCCGCCAGCGCGGCTACCACGCGATCGTATCCCTGCTGCGTGCGGCGGGCGCCGATCATTGA
- a CDS encoding LysR substrate-binding domain-containing protein, translating into MEDSGKSNRTLFDLDLLRALVMVADCGSFTTAATRLHSTQSTVSQKIRRLEDLAGHRLLERSHRDVQPTDAGHTLLGYARRMLDLNEELLQALAGATVETAVRIGVPEDFVNPQTTGMLAAFSHRHRQVKLEISSGLSRDLAHGFDHGELDLVLVKQRRNSRPAVHCRHEPMHWIDSQRSACLRLDPLPLVMFPPRGLYRDEMIQAVEALGLRWRIAFTSSSLSGIQGAVADGIGISLLPRRAVGAGHRIIDGQRGLPVVDTYEIGLLHRPDAGDAVRALATALWGQVRREPD; encoded by the coding sequence ATGGAAGACAGTGGCAAATCGAATAGAACCCTGTTCGACCTGGACTTGCTGCGGGCCCTGGTGATGGTGGCCGACTGTGGCAGCTTCACCACCGCCGCCACCCGCCTGCACTCCACCCAGTCCACGGTCAGCCAGAAGATACGGCGGCTGGAGGACCTGGCCGGGCATCGCCTGCTCGAACGCAGCCATCGTGACGTGCAGCCCACCGACGCCGGGCACACCCTGCTGGGCTATGCGCGGCGCATGCTTGACCTCAACGAGGAACTGCTGCAGGCGCTGGCCGGTGCCACCGTGGAAACCGCCGTGCGCATCGGCGTGCCGGAGGATTTCGTCAACCCGCAGACCACCGGCATGCTGGCCGCCTTCAGCCACCGCCACCGGCAGGTCAAGCTGGAAATCAGCAGCGGCCTCAGCCGTGATCTGGCCCATGGCTTCGACCACGGCGAGCTGGACCTGGTACTGGTCAAGCAGCGCCGCAACAGCCGGCCGGCCGTGCACTGCCGGCACGAGCCGATGCACTGGATCGACAGCCAGCGCAGCGCCTGCCTGCGGCTGGACCCGCTGCCACTGGTGATGTTTCCCCCCCGGGGCCTGTACCGCGACGAGATGATCCAGGCCGTGGAAGCACTGGGGCTGCGTTGGCGCATCGCCTTCACCAGTTCGTCCCTGAGCGGCATCCAGGGAGCAGTGGCCGATGGCATCGGCATCAGCCTGCTGCCGCGGCGGGCCGTCGGCGCCGGTCACCGCATCATCGACGGCCAGCGTGGCCTGCCGGTCGTTGATACCTACGAGATCGGCCTGCTGCACCGGCCCGACGCAGGCGATGCGGTGCGTGCGCTGGCAACGGCACTGTGGGGGCAGGTCCGGCGGGAGCCGGACTGA
- a CDS encoding TonB-dependent receptor yields MSIHTLGLRPRPLAFALSSLLFATAPAFAGDATPTTLQEVTITGSRIPRATVEGPSPVTVITREQIDAQGYRNAFDALSALTENTGNVQGEDFGNTFTPAANTINLRGLGPNRTLVLVNGRRQADYPLAYDGSVNVVNLANIPTALIERIEILAGGASAVYGSDAIAGVVNIILRRQYDGVGINVRAGGTEQGGGDNQRVQVVGGGNGERWHGVFGLELGNRKAIFASQRDFMDSLADDPRGITPLATAVAYRRNASSNRYIDPGSAACANIGALYGDSVFLASNPRQGNYCGSNTAPATFWSVQTEKRNLDAYGSLTWALDERNELFADVAVGSARIYNNTRAPTWTSARTYFYNQNTAALETWYRRFAPEEIGSRQANANRFLENSWSFTVGAKGQIGDSDWQYETSYGRSRYENRTRRPVLLAGINDYLLGPQLGTRNGVPVYAPDPARLYQALTPQEYGQLSSTQESRNAAWLQTFSASVNGRLFALPGGDAALAAVVEAGSQGYSNRPDPQLGQGVFWNTSAGVPAGGERDRYAAGVELQLPLLEKLTTTLAGRYDQYRAGGNHIGKATWSLGVEFRPLDSLLLRGSAATSFRAPDMNYVFATETRGYNPGLTDYWRCRTAGQPYDNCDYNNLSIDFTSTANPQLQPETAKSYGLGLVWSPLASVDVSVDYYDIRIDNEVTNLDSSRILRDEADCRLGRTLGGETRDISSPVCVDALARVIRNPSNAAVQPDQVTRVLINPINAASESVRGVDVKGNWRLDAGRYGRFTTRLAYSLVLSHEYRQFSDDPLRDVRNSLDEFQWRSKANGSITWQYNDWTATLYGNRYGSLPKSDGSGRIAPYITYNGSVFRQFGENLSVGVIVNNLRNSNPPADRNGGGWPYYPVGNYDPYGRQFWLQADYRFR; encoded by the coding sequence ATGTCCATCCACACCCTGGGGCTGCGCCCGCGTCCGCTGGCGTTCGCCCTGTCATCGCTGTTGTTCGCCACCGCGCCGGCCTTCGCCGGGGATGCCACACCGACCACCCTGCAGGAAGTCACCATCACCGGCTCGCGCATTCCACGCGCTACCGTTGAAGGCCCGTCACCGGTCACCGTGATCACGCGCGAACAGATCGACGCGCAGGGCTACCGCAATGCCTTCGATGCGCTCAGTGCACTGACCGAAAATACCGGCAACGTACAGGGCGAGGATTTCGGCAACACCTTCACCCCGGCGGCAAACACCATCAACCTGCGCGGGCTGGGCCCGAACCGCACGCTGGTGCTGGTCAACGGCCGGCGCCAGGCTGACTATCCACTGGCCTACGACGGTTCGGTGAACGTGGTGAACCTGGCCAACATTCCCACTGCGTTGATCGAGCGCATCGAGATCCTGGCCGGCGGTGCGTCGGCGGTGTATGGCTCCGATGCCATCGCCGGCGTGGTCAACATCATCCTGCGCAGGCAGTACGACGGTGTGGGTATCAACGTGCGTGCCGGTGGCACCGAACAGGGCGGTGGCGACAACCAGCGCGTGCAGGTGGTCGGCGGTGGCAATGGCGAGCGCTGGCATGGGGTGTTTGGCCTGGAGCTGGGCAACCGGAAGGCGATCTTCGCCTCGCAGCGTGATTTCATGGATTCGCTGGCCGATGATCCGCGCGGCATCACGCCGCTGGCGACGGCGGTGGCCTACCGCCGCAATGCCAGCAGCAACCGCTACATCGACCCGGGCAGCGCCGCCTGCGCGAACATCGGCGCGCTGTATGGCGACAGCGTGTTCCTGGCCAGCAACCCGCGCCAGGGCAATTACTGCGGCAGCAACACCGCCCCGGCCACGTTCTGGTCGGTGCAGACCGAGAAGCGCAATCTTGATGCCTATGGGTCGCTGACCTGGGCGCTGGATGAGCGCAACGAACTGTTCGCCGACGTTGCCGTGGGCAGTGCACGCATCTACAACAATACCCGTGCGCCCACCTGGACCTCGGCGCGCACGTATTTCTACAACCAGAACACCGCGGCACTGGAGACCTGGTACCGCCGCTTCGCGCCGGAGGAGATCGGAAGCCGCCAGGCCAATGCCAACCGCTTCCTGGAAAATTCCTGGTCGTTCACGGTCGGTGCCAAGGGCCAGATCGGTGATAGCGACTGGCAGTACGAGACCAGCTATGGCCGCTCGCGGTATGAGAACCGCACGCGCCGCCCGGTGCTGCTGGCGGGCATCAACGACTACCTGCTGGGTCCGCAGCTGGGCACGCGCAATGGCGTGCCGGTGTATGCGCCCGATCCGGCGCGGCTGTACCAGGCGCTGACACCGCAGGAGTACGGGCAGCTGTCTTCCACCCAGGAAAGCCGCAATGCCGCCTGGCTGCAGACGTTCAGTGCGAGCGTCAACGGCCGCCTGTTCGCGTTGCCGGGAGGCGATGCCGCGCTGGCGGCCGTGGTGGAGGCGGGCAGCCAGGGCTACAGCAACCGTCCCGATCCGCAGCTGGGGCAGGGCGTGTTCTGGAACACCAGCGCGGGCGTGCCGGCCGGCGGGGAGCGTGACCGCTATGCCGCCGGCGTGGAACTGCAGCTGCCCTTGCTGGAAAAGCTGACCACCACGCTGGCGGGCCGCTATGACCAGTACCGTGCCGGTGGCAACCATATCGGCAAGGCCACCTGGAGCCTGGGCGTGGAGTTCCGCCCGCTGGACAGCCTGCTGCTGCGCGGCAGTGCCGCCACCAGCTTCCGTGCGCCGGACATGAACTATGTGTTCGCCACCGAGACGCGCGGCTACAACCCCGGCCTGACCGATTACTGGCGCTGCCGCACCGCCGGCCAGCCGTATGACAACTGCGACTACAACAATCTGTCGATCGATTTCACCAGCACCGCCAATCCGCAGCTGCAGCCGGAAACCGCCAAGTCCTACGGCCTGGGGCTGGTATGGTCGCCACTGGCCAGCGTCGATGTCAGCGTGGACTACTACGACATCCGCATCGACAATGAAGTGACCAACCTGGACAGCAGCCGCATCCTGCGCGATGAAGCCGACTGCCGCCTGGGCCGCACGCTTGGCGGCGAAACGCGCGACATCAGCTCGCCGGTCTGCGTGGATGCGCTGGCACGGGTGATCCGCAACCCGTCCAACGCGGCGGTGCAGCCGGACCAGGTTACCCGGGTGCTGATCAACCCGATCAATGCGGCGTCCGAGTCGGTGCGCGGCGTGGACGTGAAGGGCAACTGGCGGCTGGATGCCGGGCGCTACGGCCGCTTCACCACGCGCCTGGCCTACAGCTTGGTGCTGTCGCATGAGTATCGGCAGTTCTCGGATGACCCGCTGCGTGACGTGCGCAATTCGCTGGACGAGTTCCAGTGGCGCAGCAAGGCCAATGGCAGTATCACCTGGCAGTACAACGACTGGACGGCCACGCTGTATGGCAACCGTTACGGTTCGCTGCCCAAGAGCGATGGCAGCGGCCGCATCGCGCCCTACATCACCTACAACGGCAGCGTGTTCCGCCAGTTCGGCGAAAACCTGTCGGTGGGCGTGATCGTCAACAACCTGCGCAACAGCAATCCGCCGGCGGACAGGAACGGCGGCGGTTGGCCCTACTACCCGGTGGGCAACTACGACCCGTACGGCCGCCAGTTCTGGCTGCAGGCGGACTACCGGTTCCGTTGA
- a CDS encoding GNAT family protein codes for MTASLPSVPLLRPVLRRHLLHLRHGDTVLRPLQRVDLPIWRRFHERVRRLQCHPHDPAGEDRFLASVQRSRLQHADDRLLLGVFEQQQDRLIGQLSVQLECIHAQRAQLDWPCRALLMDAIQLRSAMLALCRFLFEQVGLHRVCLLLPPAGHDHLREALLAAGFRREGVLRGHHRAPDGWQDRCLYAQTAPDWPPAA; via the coding sequence ATGACTGCCTCCCTGCCCTCCGTTCCCCTGCTGCGCCCGGTCCTGCGCCGGCACCTGCTTCACCTGCGCCACGGCGACACCGTGCTGCGCCCGCTGCAACGCGTGGACCTGCCGATCTGGCGCCGCTTCCATGAGCGCGTGCGGCGGCTGCAATGCCACCCCCATGATCCCGCCGGCGAAGACCGCTTCCTGGCCAGCGTGCAGCGCTCACGCCTGCAGCATGCCGACGATCGCCTGCTGCTGGGCGTGTTCGAGCAGCAGCAGGACCGCCTGATCGGCCAGCTCTCCGTGCAGCTGGAATGCATCCACGCCCAGCGTGCGCAGCTGGACTGGCCCTGTCGTGCGTTGCTGATGGATGCCATCCAGCTGCGGTCGGCGATGCTCGCCCTGTGCCGGTTCCTGTTCGAGCAGGTGGGCCTGCACCGCGTCTGCCTGCTGCTGCCCCCCGCCGGCCACGACCATCTCAGGGAGGCGCTGCTGGCAGCCGGCTTCCGTCGTGAAGGGGTGCTGCGCGGCCATCACCGCGCCCCCGACGGCTGGCAGGACCGCTGCCTGTATGCACAGACCGCCCCGGACTGGCCGCCGGCGGCCTGA
- a CDS encoding CDP-diacylglycerol diphosphatase, with amino-acid sequence MSRLLLLLPCLLLSACASTPAPPAASDALWRLIQRDCLAAGGPQGPCLAVEPAPDRRDVLVKDRHGDYQFLLMPMDRVSGIESPQLYQRGAPNYFAAAWQARAQTERALGRPLPRNVASLSLNSPQGRSQHQLHIHIDCLRADVLQVLDAQAGAIGTRWAPLAQPLRGHIYQARALPGEQLRANPLNLLAQDLAGADVGQWGVTVVGRDAVEGGPGFVLLATRVDPASGNDASAEELQDHACTVLTGAHDAMERVR; translated from the coding sequence GTGTCCCGTCTGTTGCTGTTGTTGCCCTGCCTGCTGTTGTCCGCGTGTGCCAGCACGCCGGCCCCGCCCGCCGCCTCCGATGCCCTGTGGCGGCTGATCCAGCGTGACTGTCTGGCAGCCGGTGGGCCGCAGGGGCCTTGCCTGGCAGTGGAGCCGGCACCTGACCGCCGCGATGTGCTGGTCAAGGACCGGCATGGGGATTATCAGTTCCTGCTGATGCCGATGGACCGGGTCAGCGGGATCGAGAGCCCGCAGTTGTACCAGCGCGGCGCACCGAACTACTTCGCTGCCGCCTGGCAGGCACGCGCGCAGACCGAGCGTGCGCTGGGCCGGCCGCTGCCGCGCAATGTGGCCAGCCTGTCGCTGAATTCCCCGCAGGGCCGCTCGCAGCACCAGCTGCACATCCACATCGACTGCCTGCGCGCGGACGTGCTGCAGGTGCTGGATGCGCAGGCGGGCGCGATCGGTACGCGCTGGGCGCCGCTGGCCCAGCCCCTGCGCGGCCACATCTACCAGGCCCGCGCACTGCCGGGCGAGCAGCTGCGGGCCAACCCGCTGAACCTGCTGGCACAGGACCTGGCCGGCGCCGACGTTGGCCAATGGGGCGTGACGGTGGTGGGGCGCGATGCGGTCGAGGGCGGGCCGGGTTTCGTGCTGCTGGCCACGCGGGTTGATCCGGCCAGCGGCAACGATGCCAGTGCCGAGGAGCTGCAGGACCACGCCTGCACGGTGCTGACCGGCGCGCACGATGCGATGGAGCGCGTGCGCTGA